In one window of Dyella thiooxydans DNA:
- the tolB gene encoding Tol-Pal system beta propeller repeat protein TolB, whose translation MRKHKLLFALAALVLATLVGPRASAQSLNVDIVGGVKTATPIAVVPFAQDGGTPLPTDIAEVMRNDFNRSGKFRALAKSEIVEFPSKGSDIHFATWKLLKQDYITVGHISDAGSGLVRVDYELWDVNKQQSLLSQSMTAPVGDLRGVAHQIADQIYEKITGVRGAFWTRIAYITAVGLGNHTTYSLIVADSDGYNPQVVARSRESLLSPTWSPDGKKIAYVSFESGNSNIYVQDITTGARQLVEAHRKGINGAPAWSPDGTKLAVSLSYVGNPEIFVLDLATHKETRLTNNLAIDTEPKWSPDGQSIYFTSDRSGRPQIYKMPATGGAPERVTFQGQYNAEANISYDGKQIAMVQGNGNVYRIAVMDNSLGGQVRFLSPGPIDESPSFAPNASMLLYAATEGPRGVLYAVSADGMVRQRLVLADGDVREPAWGPFRQR comes from the coding sequence ATGCGTAAACACAAGCTGCTGTTCGCCCTCGCTGCGCTGGTTCTTGCGACCCTGGTCGGCCCCCGGGCCTCCGCCCAGTCCCTCAATGTCGACATCGTCGGTGGCGTCAAGACGGCCACCCCGATCGCCGTGGTGCCGTTCGCCCAGGACGGCGGTACGCCGCTGCCGACCGACATCGCCGAGGTGATGCGCAACGATTTCAACCGTTCGGGCAAGTTCCGCGCGCTGGCCAAGAGCGAGATCGTCGAATTCCCCTCCAAGGGTTCGGACATCCATTTCGCCACCTGGAAGCTGCTCAAGCAGGACTACATCACCGTCGGCCACATCAGCGACGCCGGCAGCGGCCTGGTCCGGGTCGACTACGAGCTGTGGGACGTGAACAAGCAGCAGAGCCTGCTGTCGCAGTCGATGACCGCACCGGTCGGCGACCTGCGTGGCGTGGCCCACCAGATCGCCGACCAGATCTACGAAAAGATCACCGGCGTGCGCGGCGCGTTCTGGACCCGCATCGCCTACATCACCGCGGTCGGGCTCGGCAACCACACCACCTATTCGCTGATCGTGGCCGACTCGGACGGGTACAACCCGCAGGTGGTCGCCCGCTCGCGCGAATCCCTGCTGTCCCCCACCTGGTCGCCGGACGGCAAGAAGATCGCCTACGTCTCGTTCGAGAGCGGCAACTCCAACATCTACGTGCAGGACATCACCACCGGAGCCCGGCAGCTGGTCGAGGCGCACCGCAAGGGCATCAACGGTGCGCCGGCCTGGTCGCCGGACGGGACCAAGCTGGCGGTGTCGCTTTCCTACGTGGGCAACCCCGAGATCTTCGTGCTGGACCTGGCGACCCACAAGGAAACCCGGCTGACCAACAACCTGGCGATCGATACCGAGCCGAAGTGGTCGCCGGACGGCCAGTCCATCTACTTCACCTCCGACCGCTCGGGCCGGCCGCAGATCTACAAGATGCCCGCCACCGGCGGTGCACCCGAGCGCGTGACGTTCCAGGGGCAGTACAACGCCGAGGCGAACATCAGCTACGACGGCAAGCAGATCGCCATGGTGCAGGGCAACGGGAACGTGTATCGTATTGCTGTCATGGACAATAGTCTGGGCGGGCAAGTGCGCTTCCTGTCGCCGGGTCCCATCGACGAATCGCCCAGCTTTGCCCCCAATGCAAGCATGCTGCTGTATGCCGCGACCGAAGGTCCCCGTGGCGTGCTCTACGCCGTGTCGGCCGACGGCATGGTCCGGCAGCGACTGGTGCTGGCCGACGGCGATGTCCGTGAACCCGCCTGGGGCCCGTTCCGGCAGCGCTGA
- the tolA gene encoding cell envelope integrity protein TolA has translation MDESKRTPLAVVLAALLHLGILAFLYLAILPCSTYEKWFELLHLPAGWNPIACAKPLELPGQPIEAVLIGPTGAPPPKPTKARPVPDSVPPPPAVPPPTPTVQAPQVKTLPPPPEHPDVVDQEKVVAEALQKAEDAKKEQEERQRQRQAELDAQAARKKEEEKKKIDELFAKLDKASAATRQADNRKRQAEQQLKDLQNTRDDGLPDVPAATQRQTGTNGKDDSLLAKYQAAIQNAVTQNWLRPDNMPSAPCVVHITQLPGGDVMSAKVDSSCPYDDAGRRSVENAVLRAQPLPYKGFESVFQRDLTFTFRPQ, from the coding sequence ATGGACGAAAGTAAGCGCACGCCCCTGGCCGTGGTGCTGGCGGCCCTGCTGCACCTTGGCATCCTGGCGTTCCTCTACCTGGCGATCCTGCCCTGCTCGACCTACGAGAAGTGGTTCGAGCTGCTGCACCTGCCGGCCGGGTGGAACCCGATCGCCTGCGCCAAGCCGCTGGAGCTGCCGGGCCAGCCGATCGAGGCGGTGCTGATCGGCCCGACCGGCGCGCCGCCGCCCAAACCGACCAAGGCGCGTCCGGTCCCCGATTCGGTGCCACCGCCCCCGGCCGTGCCGCCACCGACCCCGACGGTGCAGGCGCCGCAGGTCAAGACGCTGCCGCCGCCGCCGGAGCATCCGGACGTGGTCGACCAGGAGAAGGTCGTCGCCGAGGCGCTGCAGAAGGCCGAGGACGCCAAGAAGGAGCAGGAGGAGCGCCAGCGCCAGCGCCAGGCCGAGCTGGACGCCCAGGCGGCCAGGAAGAAGGAAGAGGAAAAGAAGAAGATCGACGAGCTGTTCGCCAAACTGGACAAGGCGTCGGCGGCCACGCGCCAGGCAGACAACAGGAAGCGCCAGGCGGAACAGCAGCTCAAGGATCTGCAGAACACCAGGGACGACGGCCTGCCGGACGTGCCGGCGGCGACCCAGCGGCAGACCGGCACCAACGGCAAGGACGACAGCCTGCTGGCCAAGTATCAAGCAGCGATTCAGAACGCGGTCACGCAGAACTGGCTGCGGCCGGATAACATGCCGAGCGCTCCGTGTGTCGTTCATATCACCCAGCTGCCCGGCGGCGACGTCATGAGCGCCAAGGTCGACAGCAGCTGCCCGTACGACGACGCCGGACGCCGATCGGTGGAAAACGCGGTACTTCGCGCGCAACCCTTGCCCTACAAGGGATTCGAGAGCGTGTTCCAGCGTGATCTCACCTTCACCTTCAGGCCGCAATGA
- the tolR gene encoding protein TolR → MRPTHRKRHKLKSEINVVPYIDVMLVLLIIFMVTTPMLNANVDVNLPQANARSLKDKKDPVIISVGADGKLFLTLGDARKEPIDEQGLKTKVGAFVKANPEVSVLVAGDRDGKYDGVYQVLADLQQAGVAKVGLMSQPPQGTSASDGRK, encoded by the coding sequence ATGCGTCCCACCCACCGCAAGCGGCACAAGCTCAAGTCCGAGATCAACGTCGTTCCCTACATCGACGTGATGCTGGTGCTGCTGATCATCTTCATGGTCACCACGCCGATGCTCAACGCGAACGTCGACGTGAACCTGCCGCAGGCCAACGCCCGTTCGCTGAAGGACAAGAAGGACCCGGTCATCATCTCCGTGGGGGCCGACGGCAAGCTGTTCCTCACCCTGGGCGACGCCAGGAAGGAGCCGATCGACGAGCAGGGCCTGAAGACCAAGGTTGGTGCCTTCGTCAAGGCGAACCCCGAGGTCAGCGTGCTGGTGGCCGGCGACCGCGACGGCAAGTACGACGGCGTCTACCAGGTGCTGGCCGACCTGCAGCAGGCCGGGGTGGCCAAGGTCGGCCTGATGAGCCAGCCGCCGCAGGGGACGAGCGCGTCCGATGGACGAAAGTAA
- the tolQ gene encoding protein TolQ, translated as MNGGLNIFTLVADASWPVKFVMLVLLAFSFMSWVIIIRKYTQMKAATESAEEFEERFWSGGDLAGLFREVSGRGADNGGMETIFESGFREFARQRQRKTHDMRVVMEGTERAMRVAGTREIGLLERNLEFLANVGSIAPYVGLFGTVWGIMGAFQGLGEMKDVTIAAVAPHISEALIATAMGLFAAIPAVWAYNRYANRVERIASRYEVFQEEFSSVLQRQIQSDDIR; from the coding sequence ATGAACGGTGGACTGAACATTTTCACGCTGGTCGCGGACGCGAGCTGGCCGGTCAAGTTCGTCATGCTGGTGCTGCTGGCGTTCTCCTTCATGTCCTGGGTGATCATCATCCGCAAGTACACGCAGATGAAAGCCGCGACCGAGAGCGCCGAGGAGTTCGAGGAGCGCTTCTGGTCCGGTGGCGACCTGGCCGGCCTGTTCCGCGAGGTGAGCGGGCGTGGCGCCGACAACGGCGGCATGGAGACCATCTTCGAGTCCGGCTTCCGCGAGTTCGCGCGCCAGCGCCAGCGCAAGACCCACGACATGCGCGTGGTGATGGAAGGTACCGAGCGGGCCATGCGCGTGGCCGGCACCCGCGAGATCGGCCTGCTCGAGCGCAACCTCGAGTTCCTCGCCAACGTCGGCTCGATCGCGCCCTACGTCGGCCTGTTCGGCACGGTGTGGGGCATCATGGGCGCGTTCCAGGGCCTGGGCGAGATGAAGGACGTGACCATCGCCGCCGTCGCGCCGCACATCTCCGAGGCGCTGATTGCCACCGCGATGGGCCTGTTCGCGGCGATCCCGGCGGTGTGGGCGTACAACCGCTACGCCAACCGGGTCGAGCGGATCGCCTCGCGCTACGAAGTGTTCCAGGAGGAGTTCTCCTCGGTCCTGCAGCGCCAGATCCAGTCCGACGACATCCGCTGA
- the ybgC gene encoding tol-pal system-associated acyl-CoA thioesterase, with protein MPPFEWPVRVYWEDTDAGGVVYHASYLRFMERARSEWLRSLGVAQSEFKARTGLAFLVRSMKLDFLKAALLDDELLVTVEVKERRAASILFGQVIRRRDGTRLIEAEVRVACVDVERMVPVRIPDDAIPGLTP; from the coding sequence ATGCCCCCCTTCGAATGGCCGGTACGCGTGTATTGGGAAGACACCGACGCCGGCGGCGTGGTCTACCACGCCAGCTACCTGCGCTTCATGGAGCGTGCCCGCAGCGAGTGGCTGCGCAGCCTCGGGGTGGCCCAGTCCGAGTTCAAGGCGCGGACCGGCCTGGCCTTCCTGGTCCGCTCGATGAAGCTGGACTTCCTCAAGGCTGCCCTGCTGGATGATGAATTGCTCGTGACGGTCGAAGTCAAAGAGCGTCGCGCAGCCAGTATCCTGTTCGGTCAGGTCATCCGGCGTCGCGACGGAACCCGCTTGATCGAGGCCGAGGTGCGCGTCGCCTGCGTCGATGTCGAGCGGATGGTGCCGGTACGGATACCGGACGACGCCATCCCCGGCCTGACCCCCTAG
- the ruvB gene encoding Holliday junction branch migration DNA helicase RuvB, giving the protein MTDRIVTAAAQLDDEALEASIRPKRLAEYLGQAPVREQLSIYIEAAKKRGGALDHVLIFGPPGLGKTTLSHVIANELGVSVRTTSGPVLERAGDLAALLTNLEPHDVLFVDEIHRLSPVVEEVLYPAMEDFQIDIMIGEGPAARSIKLDLPPFTLIGATTRAGMLTAPLRDRFGIVQRLEFYTAEELTDIVRRAARILGIPCELEGAQEIARRSRGTPRIANRLLRRVRDYAEVRAGGAITQEAAQAALGMLKVDPQGFDELDRRLLALIIENFDGGPVGVESLAAALSEDRGTLEDVVEPYLIQQGYLVRTARGRMVSAKGWRHLGLAPPPRQALAPELFTPDPDER; this is encoded by the coding sequence ATGACCGACCGCATCGTGACCGCCGCCGCCCAACTCGACGACGAGGCGCTGGAGGCGTCCATCCGCCCGAAGCGCCTGGCCGAGTACCTCGGCCAGGCGCCGGTGCGCGAGCAGCTGTCGATCTATATCGAGGCGGCGAAGAAGCGCGGCGGGGCGCTCGACCATGTGCTGATCTTCGGGCCGCCCGGATTGGGCAAGACCACCCTCAGCCATGTCATCGCCAACGAACTGGGGGTCAGCGTGAGGACCACCTCCGGCCCGGTGCTGGAACGCGCCGGCGATCTGGCCGCACTGCTCACCAACCTCGAGCCGCACGACGTGCTGTTCGTGGACGAGATCCACCGCCTGTCGCCGGTGGTCGAGGAGGTGCTCTATCCGGCGATGGAGGACTTCCAGATCGACATCATGATCGGCGAGGGCCCGGCCGCCCGCTCGATCAAGCTGGACCTGCCGCCGTTCACCCTGATCGGCGCCACCACCCGGGCCGGCATGCTCACCGCCCCGCTGCGCGACCGCTTCGGCATCGTGCAGCGGCTGGAGTTCTATACGGCCGAGGAACTCACCGACATCGTGCGGCGGGCGGCCCGGATCCTGGGCATCCCCTGCGAGCTGGAGGGCGCACAGGAGATCGCCCGCCGTTCGCGCGGCACCCCCCGCATTGCCAACCGACTGCTGCGCCGGGTGCGGGACTATGCCGAGGTGCGGGCAGGCGGAGCGATCACCCAGGAGGCGGCGCAGGCTGCGCTGGGCATGCTCAAGGTCGATCCGCAGGGTTTTGATGAACTCGACCGCCGCCTGCTGGCGCTGATCATCGAGAACTTCGACGGCGGCCCGGTGGGCGTGGAGTCGCTGGCGGCGGCGCTGAGCGAGGATCGCGGCACCCTCGAGGACGTGGTCGAGCCGTATCTGATCCAGCAGGGTTACCTGGTGCGCACGGCCCGCGGACGCATGGTCAGTGCCAAGGGCTGGCGCCATCTTGGTCTGGCCCCGCCGCCGCGCCAGGCGCTGGCCCCCGAACTGTTCACCCCTGACCCGGACGAGCGCTGA
- a CDS encoding potassium transporter Kup — protein sequence MSQPTQVTQQDGSAEGGGHGSVSTLILGAIGVVFGDIGTSPLYTMHETFLPEHGLHPRPATVLGILSLVTWSLIIVVALKYVSLVMRADNKGEGGIMALMALAQRAVGQSARMRKLVVLMALLGAALFFGDGVITPSISVLSAVEGLEVAAPGLAHWVVPVTVVVLLGLFWMQRHGTAKVGTVFGPVMVLWFLSLGTIGVWNILKAPGVLYALNPWYAVQFFMTHGMASALALGSVVLCVTGAEALYTDMGHFGRFPIRAAWFFFVMPALLLNYYGQGGLLLVDPTTIDNPFYHAVPDWALYPMIGLATASTVIASQAVISGAFTVTRQAIQLGFVPRMQVVHTSREAIGQIFLPWVNRALMVAVIATVVSFQSSNALAGAYGIAVTGTMAIDTVLVMIVARRMWHWNRALVIVAAIALLSVDLSYFGANTLKILQGGWFPLVLGLVMFVLMTTWRRGRDLVVREIKQSGLALKPFIANITEHPPLRVPGTAVFLTANQEAVPHALLHNLKHNKVLHERNVLLTVETLETPVAEADERIQLEELGGGFYLLILRFGFAEDPNIPLALGQCSRSGLPFDLMDTTFFLSRESIVAGARRPGMALWRDKLFAFMARNALPATAFFQIPGNRLIELGAQVEI from the coding sequence ATGAGCCAGCCAACGCAAGTCACGCAACAGGACGGATCCGCCGAGGGCGGCGGGCACGGCAGCGTCTCGACGCTGATCCTGGGCGCCATCGGCGTGGTGTTCGGCGACATCGGCACCAGTCCGCTGTACACCATGCACGAGACCTTCCTGCCCGAGCACGGACTGCATCCGCGACCGGCGACGGTGCTGGGCATCCTCTCGCTGGTCACCTGGTCGCTGATCATCGTGGTGGCGCTGAAGTACGTGAGCCTGGTGATGCGCGCCGACAACAAGGGCGAGGGCGGCATCATGGCGCTTATGGCGCTGGCGCAGCGGGCGGTGGGCCAGTCGGCGCGCATGCGCAAGCTGGTCGTGCTGATGGCACTGCTCGGTGCGGCGCTGTTCTTCGGTGATGGCGTGATCACGCCATCCATCTCCGTGCTGTCGGCGGTGGAGGGTCTGGAGGTGGCGGCGCCGGGACTGGCCCACTGGGTGGTGCCGGTCACCGTGGTGGTGCTGCTGGGCCTGTTCTGGATGCAGCGGCACGGTACCGCCAAGGTCGGCACGGTGTTCGGTCCGGTCATGGTGCTGTGGTTCCTCAGCCTGGGCACCATCGGCGTGTGGAACATCCTCAAGGCGCCGGGCGTGCTGTACGCGCTCAACCCCTGGTACGCCGTGCAGTTCTTCATGACCCACGGCATGGCCTCGGCGCTGGCACTGGGCTCGGTGGTGCTTTGCGTGACCGGCGCCGAGGCGCTGTACACCGACATGGGCCACTTCGGCCGCTTCCCGATCCGCGCGGCCTGGTTCTTCTTCGTGATGCCGGCGCTGCTGCTGAACTACTACGGGCAGGGCGGCCTGCTGCTGGTCGATCCGACCACGATCGACAACCCGTTCTATCACGCCGTGCCGGACTGGGCGCTCTACCCGATGATCGGGTTGGCGACCGCCTCCACCGTGATCGCTTCGCAGGCAGTGATCTCCGGCGCCTTCACCGTGACCCGGCAGGCGATCCAGCTCGGCTTCGTGCCGCGCATGCAGGTGGTGCACACCTCGCGCGAGGCGATCGGACAGATCTTTCTGCCGTGGGTGAACCGGGCGCTGATGGTGGCGGTGATCGCCACGGTCGTGAGCTTCCAGTCTTCCAATGCCCTTGCCGGCGCCTACGGCATCGCGGTGACCGGCACGATGGCGATCGACACCGTGCTGGTGATGATCGTGGCCCGCCGCATGTGGCACTGGAACCGGGCGCTGGTCATCGTGGCCGCGATCGCGCTGCTGTCGGTGGACCTGAGCTATTTCGGTGCCAACACGCTGAAGATCCTGCAGGGCGGCTGGTTCCCGCTGGTGCTCGGCCTGGTGATGTTCGTGCTGATGACCACCTGGCGCCGCGGTCGCGATCTGGTCGTGCGCGAAATCAAGCAGAGCGGACTGGCGCTCAAGCCGTTCATCGCCAACATCACCGAGCATCCGCCGCTGCGCGTCCCGGGGACGGCGGTGTTCCTCACCGCCAATCAGGAGGCGGTGCCGCACGCGCTGTTGCACAACCTCAAACACAACAAGGTGTTGCACGAGCGCAACGTGCTGCTGACCGTCGAGACGCTGGAGACGCCGGTGGCCGAGGCCGATGAGCGGATCCAGCTGGAAGAGCTGGGCGGTGGCTTCTATCTGCTGATCCTTCGCTTCGGCTTCGCCGAGGACCCGAACATCCCGCTGGCGCTGGGGCAATGCTCGCGCAGCGGCCTGCCGTTCGACCTGATGGACACCACGTTCTTCCTGTCGCGCGAGAGCATCGTGGCGGGTGCGCGCCGGCCGGGCATGGCACTGTGGCGCGACAAGCTGTTCGCCTTCATGGCGCGCAACGCGTTGCCCGCCACGGCGTTCTTCCAGATTCCCGGCAACCGCCTGATCGAGCTGGGTGCGCAGGTCGAGATCTGA
- the ruvA gene encoding Holliday junction branch migration protein RuvA has product MIGRLRGTLVSKQPPSLLIDVGGVGYEVEAPMSTIFDLPATGKEVTLLTHHAVKEDSVALYAFLHESERALFRSLLKVSGIGAKIALAVLSGVSTADFARLVQAGDVVALTKIPGIGKKTAERIVVELRDRVEGLDQVRLPGQPATGTPLDATGEATVALQQLGYKPAEVTRLVQKVAADGDSAEAIIRKALRAALGG; this is encoded by the coding sequence ATGATCGGTCGCCTGCGTGGCACCCTGGTGTCCAAACAACCGCCGTCGCTGCTCATCGATGTCGGTGGCGTGGGCTACGAGGTCGAGGCGCCGATGTCGACGATCTTCGACCTGCCGGCCACCGGCAAGGAAGTGACCCTGCTCACCCACCATGCGGTGAAGGAAGACAGCGTCGCCCTCTACGCCTTCCTGCACGAGTCGGAGCGCGCCCTGTTCCGCAGTCTGCTGAAGGTCAGCGGCATCGGCGCGAAAATCGCGCTGGCGGTGCTGTCCGGCGTATCCACCGCGGACTTTGCCCGGCTGGTGCAGGCCGGCGACGTGGTGGCGCTGACCAAGATCCCCGGCATCGGCAAGAAGACCGCCGAACGTATCGTGGTGGAACTGCGTGACCGGGTGGAGGGACTGGACCAGGTCCGGCTGCCCGGCCAGCCCGCCACCGGCACTCCGCTGGACGCGACCGGCGAGGCCACGGTCGCGCTGCAGCAGCTTGGCTACAAGCCGGCCGAGGTCACGCGCCTGGTGCAGAAGGTCGCGGCCGACGGCGACAGCGCCGAGGCCATCATCCGCAAGGCGCTGCGCGCCGCCCTGGGCGGCTAG
- the ruvC gene encoding crossover junction endodeoxyribonuclease RuvC, producing the protein MTRILGIDPGSQRTGVGIIDVDAQGKLCHVFHGALVVGNEASFPLRLKRIFDELCDIIAAHRPSECGIERVFMARNADSALKLGQARGAAICAVVSQGIAVHEYAATEVKQSVVGSGRGDKTQVQHMIGVLLGLKGPLQADAADALAIAVTHAHTRSSLARVGIPRTAWRRGR; encoded by the coding sequence ATGACCCGCATTCTCGGCATCGATCCCGGCAGCCAGCGCACCGGCGTCGGGATCATCGATGTCGACGCGCAGGGCAAGCTGTGCCACGTGTTCCACGGTGCGCTGGTGGTGGGCAACGAGGCGTCGTTTCCATTGCGCCTGAAACGCATCTTTGACGAGCTGTGTGACATCATCGCCGCCCATCGTCCGTCCGAATGCGGGATCGAGCGCGTGTTCATGGCACGCAACGCCGATTCGGCGTTGAAGCTCGGGCAGGCGAGAGGTGCCGCGATCTGTGCGGTGGTCAGCCAGGGGATCGCGGTGCACGAATACGCAGCAACCGAAGTGAAGCAGTCGGTGGTCGGCAGTGGCCGTGGCGACAAGACCCAGGTCCAGCATATGATCGGCGTCCTGCTCGGGCTCAAGGGGCCGCTGCAGGCCGATGCCGCCGATGCACTGGCGATCGCCGTGACCCACGCGCACACCCGCTCAAGCCTGGCCCGCGTCGGCATACCGCGCACGGCCTGGAGGCGCGGACGATGA
- a CDS encoding YebC/PmpR family DNA-binding transcriptional regulator, with protein sequence MGRGPSIEGRKNAEDAKRAKVFTKLIREITVATRAGVADPSGNPRLRAAVDKALSANMPKDTIERAIKRGSGADGGAAMEELRYEGYGPAGVALIIECFTDNPTRTVADVRHALTRHGGNLGTSGSVAFQFTHCGEIVFATGGDEAAEEKVLEAALEAGADDVVNEHGESTVICAPENFEAVQQALAAAGLESDHAGVGMRPNNRVAVPADAQETMQDLLERLGALDDVSEVYHNAILPTEATD encoded by the coding sequence ATGGGTAGAGGCCCGTCCATCGAAGGTCGCAAGAACGCCGAAGACGCCAAGCGCGCGAAGGTGTTCACCAAGCTGATCCGCGAAATCACCGTCGCCACCCGTGCCGGTGTCGCCGACCCGTCCGGCAACCCGCGCCTGCGCGCCGCGGTCGACAAGGCGCTCTCGGCCAACATGCCCAAGGACACCATCGAGCGCGCGATCAAGCGCGGCTCGGGCGCCGATGGCGGCGCGGCGATGGAGGAGCTGCGCTACGAGGGCTATGGCCCGGCCGGCGTTGCGCTGATCATCGAGTGCTTCACCGACAACCCCACCCGCACCGTGGCCGATGTACGCCACGCGTTGACGCGTCACGGCGGCAACCTGGGCACCAGTGGCTCGGTGGCGTTCCAGTTCACCCATTGCGGCGAGATCGTGTTCGCCACCGGTGGCGACGAGGCGGCCGAGGAAAAGGTGCTCGAGGCGGCGCTGGAGGCGGGAGCCGACGACGTGGTGAACGAGCACGGCGAGAGCACGGTGATCTGCGCGCCGGAAAACTTCGAGGCGGTGCAGCAGGCGCTCGCCGCGGCCGGGCTGGAGTCCGACCATGCCGGCGTCGGGATGCGTCCGAACAATCGCGTGGCGGTGCCCGCCGACGCGCAGGAAACCATGCAGGACCTGCTCGAGCGGTTGGGCGCGCTGGACGACGTCAGCGAGGTCTACCACAACGCGATCCTGCCGACCGAGGCGACGGATTGA
- a CDS encoding esterase/lipase family protein: protein MTDQIILLHGLWMRGFALAMLHRRMMESGFRVHRFDYLSVAATQEHILERLHARMRDIGESGGAVHLVGHSLGGLLALKACHGARGLPPGRVVCLGSPLRGSAAAREFARFGRGGEVLLGHNRDLIEKGFERWDAEREVGVIAGRSPIGLGSVLTHIEGDHDGTVAVAETRLAGLADHCVVDTNHTGLLFSADVARLTARFLREGHFAAAVVPAG, encoded by the coding sequence ATGACTGATCAAATCATCCTGTTGCACGGTCTGTGGATGCGCGGTTTCGCGCTGGCCATGCTGCACCGGCGGATGATGGAGTCCGGATTCCGGGTGCACCGCTTCGACTACCTCAGCGTGGCGGCGACGCAGGAACACATCCTCGAGCGCCTGCATGCCCGCATGCGCGACATCGGCGAGAGCGGCGGCGCGGTGCACCTGGTAGGACACAGCCTGGGCGGGCTGCTCGCGCTGAAGGCCTGCCATGGTGCCCGCGGATTGCCGCCGGGGCGCGTGGTGTGCTTGGGGTCCCCCCTGCGCGGCAGCGCCGCAGCGCGCGAGTTCGCGCGGTTCGGTCGTGGCGGTGAGGTGCTGCTGGGCCACAACCGCGACCTGATCGAGAAGGGCTTCGAGCGCTGGGATGCCGAGCGCGAGGTGGGCGTGATCGCCGGCCGGTCGCCGATCGGGCTGGGCTCCGTGCTGACCCATATCGAGGGCGACCACGACGGTACGGTCGCGGTCGCCGAGACCCGGTTGGCGGGCCTGGCCGACCACTGCGTGGTGGACACCAACCACACCGGGCTGCTGTTTTCGGCCGATGTGGCGCGCCTGACCGCCCGGTTCCTGCGCGAGGGGCATTTCGCCGCAGCCGTCGTGCCGGCGGGCTGA